In Agromyces sp. SYSU T00194, a genomic segment contains:
- a CDS encoding YggS family pyridoxal phosphate-dependent enzyme, whose product MSGSTLAERLEAVRGRVAEAARDAGRDPAGITTIVVTKFHPASLVRELAALGVRDIGENRHQEAQAKARELADLDLRWHFVGQLQRKKARQVRAYASVVHSVDRVELVDVLASEEASVDCFVQVNLTDDSGRGGATGDDVLRVAEAAEAAPGLRLRGLMAVAPLGEEPRRAFARVRALSARVVADIAPTATDLSIGMSGDFREAVLEGATHLRIGTAITGNRPDPAYPRRDD is encoded by the coding sequence ATGAGCGGTTCCACGCTCGCCGAGCGGCTCGAGGCGGTTCGCGGGCGGGTGGCGGAAGCGGCGCGCGACGCCGGGCGCGACCCGGCCGGGATCACCACGATCGTCGTGACCAAGTTCCATCCCGCGTCGCTCGTCCGAGAGCTCGCAGCGCTCGGCGTGCGCGACATCGGCGAGAACCGCCACCAGGAGGCGCAGGCGAAGGCCCGCGAGCTCGCCGACCTCGACCTGCGCTGGCACTTCGTCGGGCAGCTGCAGCGGAAGAAGGCGCGGCAGGTGCGGGCGTACGCGTCCGTGGTCCACTCGGTCGACCGGGTCGAGCTCGTCGACGTGCTCGCCTCCGAGGAGGCATCCGTCGACTGCTTCGTGCAGGTCAACCTCACCGACGACTCGGGGCGCGGCGGCGCCACCGGCGACGACGTGCTGCGGGTCGCCGAGGCGGCCGAGGCCGCACCCGGGCTGCGCCTCAGGGGGCTCATGGCGGTCGCACCGCTGGGGGAGGAGCCCCGCCGGGCGTTCGCCCGCGTGCGGGCCCTCTCCGCCCGCGTCGTCGCCGATATCGCCCCGACGGCCACCGACCTGTCGATCGGCATGTCCGGCGACTTCCGCGAGGCGGTGCTCGAAGGCGCGACACACCTGCGGATCGGCACCGCAATCACCGGAAACCGGCCCGATCCCGCATACCCTCGAAGAGACGACTGA
- a CDS encoding YggT family protein, whose translation MGAIAFIATLLYYVLLLYFFTMWARFVLDLVRTFNRSWRPRGGWLVVVELVYTVTDPPVKFFRRVVPPLRVGQVAFDFGWSIAMLVVIVLLWIVGGISRLA comes from the coding sequence GTGGGTGCCATCGCGTTCATCGCGACCCTGCTGTACTACGTCCTGCTCCTCTACTTCTTCACCATGTGGGCGCGCTTCGTGCTCGATCTGGTGCGCACCTTCAACCGGTCGTGGCGCCCGCGTGGCGGCTGGCTGGTCGTCGTCGAGCTGGTCTACACGGTGACGGACCCGCCCGTGAAGTTCTTCCGTCGCGTGGTCCCGCCCCTGCGCGTCGGGCAGGTGGCCTTCGACTTCGGCTGGAGCATCGCCATGCTCGTCGTGATCGTGCTGCTCTGGATCGTCGGCGGCATCTCGCGACTCGCCTGA
- the ftsZ gene encoding cell division protein FtsZ — protein MSTNQNYLAVIKVVGIGGGGVNAVNRMIELGLRGVEFIAINTDAQALLMSDADVKLDVGRDLTRGLGAGADPEVGRRAAEDHAEEIEEALAGADMVFVTAGEGGGTGTGGAPVVARIAKSIGALTIGVVTKPFSFEGKRRQTQAEQGVATLKNEVDTLIVVPNDRLLEISDRGISMLEAFSTADQVLLAGVQGITDLITTPGLINLDFADVKSVMQGAGSALMGIGSSRGADRAIKAAELAVASPLLEASIDGAHGVLLSIQGGSNLGIFEINDAARLVQEAVHPEANIIFGAVIDDTLGDEVRVTVIAAGFDGGEPSPIREELEAGTFGSAAIGAGGAVAAAETELSIEELVESASWSTAEQPTATADAIVGDPAFDEQPDDLDIPDFLK, from the coding sequence GTGTCGACAAACCAGAACTACCTCGCCGTCATCAAGGTCGTCGGCATCGGCGGTGGCGGCGTGAACGCCGTCAACCGCATGATCGAGCTCGGTCTCCGCGGAGTCGAGTTCATCGCGATCAACACCGACGCGCAGGCGCTGCTCATGAGCGACGCCGACGTCAAGCTCGACGTCGGCCGCGACCTCACGCGCGGGCTCGGTGCGGGCGCGGACCCCGAGGTCGGCCGCCGCGCGGCGGAGGACCACGCGGAGGAGATCGAGGAGGCGCTCGCGGGCGCCGACATGGTCTTCGTGACCGCGGGCGAGGGCGGCGGCACCGGCACCGGAGGCGCCCCGGTCGTCGCGCGCATCGCGAAGTCGATCGGCGCGCTGACCATCGGTGTCGTGACCAAGCCCTTCAGCTTCGAGGGCAAGCGCCGGCAGACGCAGGCCGAGCAGGGCGTCGCCACGCTGAAGAACGAGGTCGACACCCTCATCGTGGTGCCGAACGACCGCCTGCTCGAGATCAGCGACCGCGGCATCTCGATGCTCGAGGCGTTCTCGACCGCCGACCAGGTGCTCCTCGCCGGTGTGCAGGGCATCACCGACCTGATCACCACCCCGGGCCTCATCAACCTCGACTTCGCCGACGTCAAGTCGGTCATGCAGGGAGCGGGCTCGGCGCTCATGGGCATCGGATCGTCCCGTGGAGCGGACCGCGCGATCAAGGCCGCCGAGCTGGCGGTGGCGTCGCCACTGCTCGAGGCGTCCATCGACGGCGCCCACGGGGTGCTGCTGTCGATCCAGGGCGGGTCGAACCTCGGCATCTTCGAGATCAACGACGCGGCCCGCCTCGTGCAGGAGGCGGTGCACCCGGAGGCGAACATCATCTTCGGCGCCGTCATCGACGACACCCTCGGCGACGAGGTCCGCGTGACCGTCATCGCCGCCGGGTTCGACGGCGGCGAGCCGTCGCCCATCCGCGAGGAGCTCGAGGCCGGAACGTTCGGCAGCGCCGCGATCGGCGCAGGCGGCGCCGTCGCGGCGGCCGAGACCGAGCTGTCGATCGAGGAGCTCGTCGAGAGCGCCTCGTGGTCGACGGCCGAGCAGCCGACCGCGACCGCGGACGCGATCGTCGGCGACCCCGCCTTCGACGAGCAGCCCGACGACCTCGACATCCCCGACTTCCTCAAGTGA
- a CDS encoding FtsQ-type POTRA domain-containing protein: MPQPGATSDVDAQLTEPIPLVRGAGLLDVPEDAPEATTTDADDATSADAPAPGGWRAARELRRATRRRRRYERAEVRRFTKRQRNRRIAWAAAIGSVVLVVGGLTAAAYSPLMAVQEIAISGAGDHVDADAVAAALDAQRGTPLPLVDDRAVGEALAAFPAIQTWALERRPPGTLVVRIVERTPIAVVAGGPGFRVVDGAGIVLEEHEARPDGLPLVDAEGGLAGDGFRAASAVLRALPDELRASVRSASAATADDVRLELAGGASVIWGSAEESALKAAVLARLVEAAPPGTVSRYDVSSPRSAVTS, encoded by the coding sequence GTGCCGCAGCCCGGGGCGACGTCGGACGTCGACGCGCAGCTGACCGAGCCCATCCCGCTCGTGCGCGGCGCCGGGCTCCTCGACGTGCCCGAGGACGCGCCGGAGGCGACGACGACGGATGCCGACGACGCGACGTCCGCCGACGCGCCGGCGCCCGGCGGGTGGCGCGCCGCGCGCGAGCTCCGCCGGGCAACCCGGCGCCGCCGCAGGTACGAGCGCGCGGAGGTGCGCCGCTTCACGAAGCGCCAGCGCAACCGCCGCATCGCGTGGGCCGCGGCGATCGGGAGCGTGGTGCTGGTCGTCGGCGGCCTGACGGCCGCCGCCTACTCGCCGCTGATGGCCGTGCAGGAGATCGCGATCTCCGGCGCCGGGGACCACGTCGACGCCGATGCCGTGGCTGCCGCGCTCGACGCGCAGCGCGGCACGCCGCTCCCGCTCGTCGACGACCGCGCCGTGGGTGAGGCGCTCGCGGCGTTCCCCGCGATCCAGACCTGGGCGCTCGAGCGGCGACCGCCGGGCACGCTGGTCGTGCGCATCGTCGAGCGCACGCCGATCGCGGTGGTCGCCGGCGGTCCCGGGTTCCGCGTGGTCGATGGCGCCGGCATCGTGCTCGAGGAGCATGAGGCGCGTCCCGACGGACTGCCGCTCGTCGACGCGGAGGGCGGGCTCGCGGGCGACGGCTTCCGCGCCGCGAGCGCGGTGCTGCGCGCGCTGCCCGACGAGTTGCGTGCGAGCGTGCGGTCGGCGTCGGCGGCGACCGCCGACGACGTGCGGCTGGAGCTCGCGGGCGGAGCGAGCGTGATCTGGGGGAGCGCTGAGGAGTCGGCGCTCAAGGCCGCCGTCCTCGCGAGGCTGGTCGAGGCCGCGCCCCCCGGGACGGTGTCGCGCTACGACGTCTCGTCGCCGCGCAGCGCCGTCACGAGCTGA
- a CDS encoding cell division protein SepF: protein MSNPLRKTMVYLGLADEELEPEAPAAAAHPAPVAHAAPAPKGGGAPVTPLRKPTAAPTPSPQQADMNEILTVHPRQYRDAQVIAESFRDGVPVIINLSQMSDGDARRLIDFASGLSQGLHGKIERVTNKVFLLSPAHVVVSGESSEVESDVEASFFSHA from the coding sequence ATGTCCAACCCGCTTCGGAAGACGATGGTCTACCTCGGCCTCGCCGACGAGGAGCTCGAGCCGGAGGCTCCCGCGGCCGCGGCGCATCCTGCCCCCGTGGCGCACGCCGCGCCGGCACCCAAGGGGGGCGGCGCCCCCGTGACCCCGCTGCGGAAGCCCACCGCGGCACCCACCCCGAGCCCACAGCAGGCGGACATGAACGAGATCCTCACCGTGCACCCCCGGCAGTACCGCGACGCGCAGGTCATCGCGGAGTCGTTCCGCGACGGCGTGCCCGTCATCATCAACCTCTCGCAGATGAGCGACGGCGACGCGCGCCGCCTCATCGACTTCGCGAGTGGCCTCTCGCAGGGCCTCCATGGCAAGATCGAGCGCGTGACGAACAAGGTGTTCCTGCTCTCGCCCGCCCACGTCGTGGTGTCGGGTGAGTCCAGCGAGGTCGAGAGCGACGTCGAGGCGTCGTTCTTCAGCCACGCCTGA